The Hevea brasiliensis isolate MT/VB/25A 57/8 chromosome 9, ASM3005281v1, whole genome shotgun sequence nucleotide sequence tatatatatatatatatatatatatatatatatattacatgaACTTTAACCCAGTCATGATGTATTTATGAAAAGATTGAAAAAAGATAAATGAATGAAAACTAATAAGATGAACTGAAAAGGGATAGTATTCAGTGCGCATAAAAATGTGAAATATGTACATTATAAGTCTGTTTAAGGGGGGACATATGCTTACAAGAATTTTAACTAACCAAATATGATCATCCATGGATAATTTTTCCAAGGAGTGGGAACTAATTGGACTTCAACAACACTCTTCACATAAATCGGGCCAGGTTGTGCACTTGAGGTTAATCAAAAGATAATTATAATAAGTAGGTTTGAGATTTCAACTATTTCTTTGAACAatcaaaagaaatgaaaaataaaataaaaatatgaatcATCATGTAAAAGTGAGGATCTCATACATGAAGATAAATTTACGAGAATATTAGCACAAATAGCGCTTCTACATAATGACCTTTGGAGAGCTTTATCACTAATTTTCAAGTGAAGATAATGTGGTACTACTAGTACATACATGCAACCTAAAAGAAATGGCTGAATTTTCACAACAATACTGAATCCCACAAGCTTAATTAAAATTCCAATCCCTCGATGTCCTCTTTGATAAGGATAACTATTGTAGTACCATATCGCATATGTAGATAATCACTACAACAAACTCTATCTGTACTCCTATTTATAGTCTAATCAACACAATCATGTATAGCAGAGTGCTGCTCATGTTTGGACTTTCTCACATTGGTATCAGAGTGTTgttattcttctttttcttttcaggtGTTTCCAAACAAACCCAAATCCGGCTATAAAGTAAATTCCAAGAACTTAAGAGTAAGACATCTTAAATATTTCAAGATTATCAGAATTCATTACCATAATGTGGTTTGATGAGGCTTCAACATCAGCAAATAATTGGATTAGCATCTTAATTAATCCTCATCAGTTAGTGATTCTTATCTAATGAACATCATTATCTTGCATATATTGTACAAAACTAAAGAAATGCATATGGGTGACAAATTTAAGTGACTGCTTATGTACCTAATAATAATTGCAAAACATGTCAGCTCAACAATCAGATATATATGACTGGTCTACATATATACCCATACATACAAAGAGTTGGCACGTGCTGTGTGCCTCCCTATAACATATAGCTATCTACTACTATAATTTctctttacttttctttttttttttttatttaatcccTATTCCTCCATCGTTAAGGTTCAGTCTTCTAGTTGTGCACAAGCTCCCCTGACattaaggggaaaaaaaaaagaagagactaATTGTCCTCTCTTGCATTCTATTAAGATCTGAAATTTGAAGGGCTGAACGAGAAAGGCCTTATTCTTCAGCTGTCAGTGGGCGTGTCCCCTTGGGGCATGATGACACAAGAGTCACTGTTTAGTTTCTTTTGTTCTTGGGGTAAAGACGTAATGGGTTATCAAGAATTAATTAACTCGTGTATTATTAAGTGTTTAGGTATATGCATATGCATGAAGTGAAGTAACGAGGATTTGAAAGTGAGGAGATAATGTATAGGACCCATACCATACCATAGATGCATCGAGTACTGGGCAAAcaagagaggaaaaaaaaaaaaaaaaaagaaagaaagcttAGCCACGGACCCGACATGTTCATCATTTCTAAAAATGAAGTTCAAAAGTGTAATGAATAATCTCTCCTCCAAAAAGATTATAATTTAAAGCAATAAGAGAGAAAAAGGCAGTATATGTGCTGAATTCCATGCAATAATCATGACCTCCCAATCAACTTCTATAATCTTCCAAATTTCATGATGGTAGAGTGAGGCATCAGATATTTGGTGGATCCCACTATTTCTCAATAAGACCTCCAATTCTACTTATATACTTTTGTCAATTTGGATGCTCAAGGGGATTGTTTTCTACAGTTGAGACTTCACAATCCTCACCAACTTAATTTCCCAAACATTATATATATACGCATATCTTCTTTCAGCTTTCAAGTTCTAGCGGACTGCCTGTGTTCATTTGTCTCGCAATTCAGGTCAAAATTTTTGTTCTTTTTAGTTCATTAAACttttattaaagtttgatttAGCAGCTGgggaaaatataaataaatgagCAATATATACTTTTAACATttttatatatgtatttttttaatatagtaaaataaaaaaatgaaaatctaTATATATTCTCATGATTGAGTTTCCCAAAAAGATGATAGTAGAGGAGTAATTATATAGTTGATAACTCAAGAAATGATAGATATATGAGGTGTTGACAAGTGCCTTAAAGATTTGGGTCAATGGAAATGAATAAGCAAACTTTAACTTAATATGATCACTTTACTATTTCCTTATTTTGGAGTAGCTTTGTTTAGGGAGGATTCTATTGGAATATAATGAGGACTAGGTAAAATTTAATCCATCCATTGGAAGATGACCCGTATTTATAGCTTTAGGAGCCAAGGGTTGCCTGACACGTGTAAAGTCTCAGCAAGTGAATTATTTTAACCACTAAAATAATAGTTTTGGTACTTGGAGTCCAATAGGGAAATATATTAATCGGTCAAATAGGCATAGTAGACTCCATACCCGACTGGTATGCCCTGAGAAGGTGTGCGCACCAACCTTCCAACAAAAAGTTCTAGGGCTGAAACAAGTCAAAAATTAACATGAATCCAGGATTATATAGTTTTGAACCTTTGATTCTTGCCTTCTCGAATGGTTCATGGTGAAGTAGGTAAGATGGAAGATATCAAGTCCCAAGTCCACATATCTCATCGACACGTTGATTATGCAATTCATTGATAAATTCCTGTAATATGAGTTGAGGTTGTCGTGGCGGGACTTTTGATCATCCATGGTTATAGAACTATAAGGCTGCTTTGTAATGAGAGTTGGTTGACACCTGTCTTAAGTTCAAAATGACTAGTGACACGTGAACTAGAATTAAGGAATTGCTGTGTAGGTTTATATTTCTTCGACATAAAGAGAGTCCAAATTCTCCTAGGGTAGGTCCATTGTGGTTTCGAGGGCTCGTATGTCGATTCCTAAGAGACCTCCGACTTCTTTCCTAGTCGTATGCTCTCTTGCATTACATTTACTAATTTTCCTAATTATATATGTACGAATACTTTATATGCTTACACGTGTCGTTTATTCAAAGGCTGACTTATTAATCTATTATCAATAGTGAAACGTTATTTCACGTAAAATATTCTATATGGAATCACAATTCAAAAAGATTATGGCTTTTTTAGTTAATGTAATATGATAGGAATACGATGTATAATTGTTCCTAATTTTTGTTAAAATAGTAAATGTGATTCCATCAGATTTGATCGAGTTGGCATGTAAATTGCAATTACAGAATTAAAAATGGGACTTGAACAAATCATTCTCTTTTGTTTTTACGTTTCTAATTTCACTTCCTTGTCTATTGGATTTGGATGTAATTGACAATGGACATGGAGCACTAGGCCCATTCATAATGaagtttatttatttagttggaaaAACATAAACCCATCCATCAAACACCCAAACCCAATTCAATGGTTAATAAGTAGAGCCCAATTTAAACGAGCTTTTTATTGGGTGAGTCTTGAAAAGGGCTGCCTCAGAATAACGCAATCaaaggatgaaaaagaaaaagaatattaGCAAATAAAACGTCGACACCTAATCGAATATTCTTATTGCAATTAGGGTTCCTTCGTACATataaaactctctctctctctctcacgccTTGCGTTCTCTCCTTCGTTGCTCACCTGTGCGCATTCTCGAGTGTCGGTCAAAACCAAAAGTACCAGAAAAGAAATGGAGCAAACCTTCATAATGATCAAGCCTGATGGGGTCCAGAGAGGTCTTGTAAGTTTCTACACCTCTCTTTATTTCTGATTACGTTTTCATTTCCTTATGATTCAGTTCGTGGCCTTTCcatttttaatgtttattttctTTATACATACTCACTGAAGCTGAATTTGGTTTAGTGGGTTTTCAATTTCATAAATGAAATCTTCATATATCTTATATCTAGATCAAACATGGGTTAGTCGGATTATACAAGGCCAAAAATATACTGGTTGGAACCATGAAGGTCAATATACTGAAAGATTTATCTTCATGCGTTCATTTCAGGTTGGTGAGATCATCGGCAGATTTGAGAAGAAGGGTTTCTCTCTCAAGGGTAACTAACTTTTTGTTATATTTAGTTTCATTTGTCTTCAGAGCTCTGATTTTGGTTCTGTGATATTCCTCTAATGTTGCTATTGTTCTGATTATTgtttttttgttaaaatttttaaattggttatgctAGATTCTCATCTATTTTTCCTTTGCAATCCTCCTGGCCTGGCGTTCATCTTTTGCCTTTAGCGGGGCCATCCAATTTATTGACTTAAGCAAAATTTGTCAACCTTAATTTACTTTGACACTATGTTTGGAATATGATTTGGGATGGTTTCATGTTATATGTTATGGTTGCTCTACATTTTTAGGAAGATTGGTCCTAACAAATGTTAGTTTGGGGTGTTTTACCATAGTTTTCCAAATATGGTTTAGAATTTTTGTTTTCACATTTTATCCatgtaaaatatataaaattctaattatatagctttaatgttatatatttataaGGCATATTTtgtgattaattaaaaaaataatgtgtctttaattattattattataataacaacattatttataaattaatattttatttaaataaatattttaaaaccaTTTAAAGCCATATAAAGAGTATTTTAATaatctttatatttattttgcCATACAATACTATCTACCCAAAGAGAATGTTATTAAAACATTTTGTACCATACCATCTTTTCAAACATGTTAAGAATAAAAATCATGCCGTATAATCATTGCTCCTGTCCCTTTCTACTGGGAATAGCTAAAACCTTTTTTTATTTCTGTTCGATTTAGGTTTGAAGCTAATCACTGTGGAGCGCTTGTTTGCTGAGAGGCACTATGCAGACCTGTCAGCAAAGCCTTTCTTCAACGGACTTGTTGAGTACATTATCTCTGGCCCTGTTGTTGCTATGGTTTGGGAGGGTAAGAATGTAGTAACCACTGGCCGCAAGATTATTGGAGCTACCAACCCTGCTGACTCTGCACCTGGAACCATCCGTGGTGACTATGCAATTGACATTGGAAGGCAAGTTGTTTTCTTGTCTGCTGTTAATTGATTTGCTACCCAACTGATTCGTGGATTTCtttgttacttttttttttttaaggcatgTGGTTGTCACTCATGGATAATTATGGTTAGGACATTTGTGGATAAATCAAACAACTTTATGTTGTTAGGTTATCTATTTGGGGTGATTTCAAGGGTTGGTCTGTCATTAATTGTTGAATCCTGTTAGGTTGTCCTAAGTCTTGATGGTGTCTACAGTTTTTACTCGTTTGGAATTTGTGAATTGTGATACCCTTGTATGGATGCCATAAATTTACTGTTTTCTGTTTAGTCAATTGTAAAACTTGCTAAATGCATGTTTTACTTTTCCAAATACGAAATTTGCCGTTGTCAAAATGCTGGCAGTTTGATCTATTAGAAATCCATTTCAAAGGTAATGGCTGAGGTGGCAGGTCTTTTGACTTTAAATTCTTTCTTTTTGGCCTTTAAAAGACTCACATTTTTCCCTTCGGCTGCTTCTATTCTCTTGAACTGGCACGTGTACCTGATTTGGGAAATTAATTATCCGCTGCAGAAACGTTATTCATGGAAGTGACTCGGTTGAGAGTGCAAGGAAGGAAATTGCACTTTGGTTCCCTGAAGGCCCTGTTAGCTGGTCAAGCAGCCTTCACCCGTGGATCTACGAGTAGACCTTCAGCATTGGAGCTCTTGTTTGCTCCTAGTTATTTCAGCTGTCTAATTTTTTATGTTTGCTCGTCATTTGTGAACTTGCTGAGTTCTGACTTGTACTGTGTTTAGAACTAAGCTAGAGCATCATCTGAGAAACACTTATTATCTCTATGCATTTATGCTTGTCTTTCAGAGTAGCAACTTTTGGTGTCAATTGAACCAActtattctccttttttttttttttttttttcgaagcagtgttaagtgttgaatgtgttggTTGACTGATGATTTGAAATAATTGGTAATGAAAAGCAGGGCATATTCATAATTCATGCCATGCATTGAAGTTGGAAGACAAGAGGTTTATCATTATTAACCTTTTGAGCTTTAGGATTAAGAGGAGCGTGCGATTGCTGAAAATTTTATGCTTTAATAGAATTTTGATCGTTTATTTGAAATTTGAGGATCTAAAGAAGTATGGTCTTTCAACTATTTCCCCCAAATTGGAGAGTTGAATTGCAATGTACTTTTCCCTGGAATTGTTTTCCACCGAAATTCAGTATTGGTTAATTAATCCGAAACGATTTAGTCTAGCCAAAATTTGTGTTATACCTGAGCTAAATTTCGATTTGGCATGGTACACATCAGCAATGAGAAATACCATTCCATGTCTACTGGTGAAGCCAAACTAATAACACAGTTGCCATAAAATTAAGATAATCCAGCACAACGGACCGGAAAAAGAGAAGGCATGCAACGGGAAAGCTGGGCCTTACGATAGGCAATATGCAAACAATCCAACCTACCTGCAGCATGATCTACAAGATCTTGTGAGGTTACTGCAGTCTTGACCTTGTAAATAAAACACATGTTTTCCCTCTTCTAAAGGATCCAAACGCAATCATTAGAGTCAAAGATAGAATTTgaaaaagaataattaattacaaTGGAACAGATTCAGCAACAGAAGGAACAGAAATTTTGAATAGACATTTGTAAACCCAAATAGAGTTGTGGATATGAGTAAAATAAATGAGCTTCTGTGTTTCAAGAAATAACCTGTTTCGAGATCAAGCATCTGAACGAGCATGAACGTGATGTTGACACCAGCTCCAGCGAATGGGCATTCCCAAACTGACCGATCACCTTCATCCTGGAAGGACTTCTGCGTTGAAAGGTCAAGCAAACTGAGGGTCAATATCACTCAGGTCCCTCAATTTAGTTAATTGTATTAATAAGATCATTCAATATATCAGAATTATcattgaattataatttaaatattattaaaattcttataaCCATTTACAAATTTTCGTATTGAAAATCTATAATTGAGCAAGATGTACAATGAAGTGCAATTTTACACTTTTTGATAAATATAATCTGTTTTGTTATTCTAAGGAGTTATTCTATTCTATTCTAAATAATGAAGAACTTATTATTCTTAATTCTTGAGTTCAAAAATTCCTATATTAATAAAAGCTTTTTCCATTTGATTCTTATTAAAGAAAGATAGAATTAATTGAAGCTGTTCAAACAGGTATACGTCAACTAAACGGCATTCCTAAAACAATTGAGGTTATAGATTTTCAGTTTATAGGAGGCAGTATGAAATCCATAGTAGGTGAGAAAATCACTCGTTTGATCGAGTAtactattaataaatttttatctcttattttagTGCGTGCTTCTAGAGGAGCACACATACAAGAAGGAAGTTTGAGCCAAACCCACCCACATTAACGTTACTCATTAATGGTTGATTAAGTTTGATAAATTTGCCTTCTGAAACAAGAATTTTTTATCTTAGATGTATAATATCAATCACTTGATGTCCCTCTGACGCATCCATTATAGTTATTTTATCCCCTTTTTCCTATTACGTATTTCCATATTAACTTATGTCTAAATATTTTGTCTctcaacttttatatatataccaCACATATCCCTCAATTTTAATTAATctcaaaaaatatttaaactttaatttaatatataaataattttaatacataATGTACTTATTAATAATTAAGATTAGATATATTATTTTAGCAATTTAAGAAATAAACTGTCACGATCCATTTTCTGGACTAGACTAATACTAGGACTTGGATCAGCATAAGGCCCCCGAAATCCGTAGTAAAACTAACTATTTTTAGCCCAACCATAAAACCTATAAAtatagtccaatttcaagaagTCAAACAAACAGAGTCCAACAataaattggactatccaacGGCGAGTCttaactcactcgacctgtaaataataaaacaacaatatggggagctcagctcaccctcgcaATTCTCAAAGCAGAtaaataatcaaatgggagctcagctccctcatcaaaAGGAATGAATATCTCATGCATCTAAACATTTCCACATAAATAAGGTTACAACTCCAAAAGTTTAGTTAATACAACTCCAGATAAGGATAATAAACTACTGGTACATGCAGAGTTATAAAATTTAACAAAAGATAATAAAAGCaaattgaacttttttttttttaacctgtGAGAAAAAGAAAATAGGTTATTTTCAACAAGTCCACCAATCACctgaggaaaaatagttgaacagaagtgagcgttcgactaATTGAGTAATATATtgactttaaatataatttctataactatctaaacctAATGCATTCTTGTGTAAGAAATGCAATATACACTCATAATTTCAAACAATTCAATAATAttcgcacaaaagataatttggagcacttacacaTCTCTGTGTCACATAAACATATATGCATATGGgaactgatcccctatacaactctcttgatTTCAATACTTGTTAGCGAGGTCAACTCAAGTCAGACTTTTTCTTAATAATCTAAGTGcaggggtcagcgagatcaactcaaagtcgtactCACCCCGACTAATCCACATATAAGGATTGAGTCCCAGCGAATCAAGGTCCAATCGCAactacccatcctacccatatccatatccacaccacAAGCATGCCAACACACACACAGAGCTCCAAATTACATTAAGGCAACATTCATAACAATTTTACCAATAAAATATGCAACATAAGGGTGTGCCTTGcatttaactacatatatatatttataagtgaatgcatgaacatgcctcgcatatataataataatattaaaattataaataaaatcaatatctactcacaaattaTTCAAATGTCACTGAGGCGGTAGAGAAAATGAGGAAGGTTGACTCAGATCACCTAAATAATCAGATTcaagaaatttatcaatattaactcAAAACAAAGAACTAAAGAGCCTAAGACACCCTACGTTTATGccaaaaatctggcagagttttTCCTCTATGTAGGACCTATTCAACCAGCAAAATAACTCAACTAACACTTCTCAATCCAAAAGGTCTCAGGTTCACAATACAACAACTACACAATGCCTCTCCTGGGCTTGCCAAACTCGTCGATTCctgcataaaataattatttaacaaaTTCAGGATGTTACATTCTTCTCTCTGTAAAGAAAATTCATCCTTGAATTTTTATACAAGGTAGAACAAATACACTGAGTTATGCACTAAACAAGTATGGATACTTGTTGCGCATATCCGACTCTGACTTCTAGGCGCATTCCTTTACAGATTGACTTCTCCACAGGGCTTTAACCATAGAGATCTATTTTGACTGAAGTTGCCTCATCTGATAATCCACTTTGGCCACTGGTTATTCCTCAAAAGTCAAgttctcatttaactccactgtgtTTGGTTACAGCACTTGAGAAGGGTCAAAAACATATTTTCTAAGCATGGAAATATGGAACACTTGGTGGACGTGAGAAAGGTTTGATGGCAACTCCAACCAATAAGCAGCTGCTCCCACTCTGTCTGTAATCTTAAAAGGTACTATGTAACGCGGTGCCAACTTACCTTTCTTTCCAAATATCATAACCCCTTTCATAGGAGAGACCTTTAAGAATACATAATCACCCACtgtaaattttacatctttcctccTTGGATCTGTGTAACTCTTCTGCTTACTGAAAGTTGTCTTTAAACATTTATCGAtcaaaggaaccatctctgaagtgtactgtatCAGATTTAAATCATGTACGCTCGCTTTTCCaactt carries:
- the LOC110663947 gene encoding nucleoside diphosphate kinase B, encoding MEQTFIMIKPDGVQRGLVGEIIGRFEKKGFSLKGLKLITVERLFAERHYADLSAKPFFNGLVEYIISGPVVAMVWEGKNVVTTGRKIIGATNPADSAPGTIRGDYAIDIGRNVIHGSDSVESARKEIALWFPEGPVSWSSSLHPWIYE